Proteins encoded within one genomic window of Alteribacter populi:
- a CDS encoding fumarylacetoacetate hydrolase family protein, with product MQKVRVKLSGQRDDVIASLDQSKSSIFYQGIQRNMEELQYETPVTGTVYGTLLNYKGELAKLGDAVNQDPYNQPPQAPVLYIKPRNTHTSHKQPIPLPKNIEFIQTGATLGIVIGKTATKLKKESALDYVMGYTVVNDVTVPHESVFRPAVKHRSRDGFCPMGPWIVEKDSFESPNSVSIRTWVNGKLVQENTTANLIRSVEQLLEDITEFMTLYQGDTLLIGVAEDAPLVQAYDHVRIEIDGAGFLENTILPEQEIPLKGGNR from the coding sequence ATGCAAAAAGTCAGAGTAAAACTATCTGGTCAACGTGATGATGTAATTGCATCACTCGATCAATCAAAGTCTAGTATTTTTTATCAAGGTATCCAACGGAACATGGAAGAATTACAGTACGAGACACCCGTCACAGGCACTGTTTACGGGACACTTTTAAACTATAAAGGAGAGCTTGCTAAACTAGGTGACGCTGTAAATCAAGACCCATACAACCAGCCTCCACAGGCACCTGTTCTTTACATAAAACCGAGGAATACCCACACGAGTCACAAACAGCCCATTCCTCTTCCAAAAAACATAGAATTCATTCAAACGGGAGCCACTCTCGGCATCGTGATCGGAAAAACCGCTACTAAACTAAAAAAAGAAAGCGCTTTAGATTACGTTATGGGTTATACAGTCGTAAATGACGTGACCGTTCCTCACGAAAGTGTGTTTCGTCCAGCGGTCAAACACCGCTCCCGAGACGGTTTTTGCCCAATGGGGCCGTGGATTGTTGAAAAAGACTCGTTTGAATCTCCTAACAGCGTCTCGATCCGCACGTGGGTTAACGGTAAACTCGTCCAGGAAAATACGACCGCGAACCTCATCCGCTCTGTAGAACAATTACTTGAAGACATTACCGAATTCATGACTCTTTACCAAGGAGACACTCTTCTCATTGGTGTTGCTGAGGACGCGCCATTAGTCCAAGCCTACGATCACGTCCGTATTGAAATTGACGGAGCAGGCTTTCTCGAAAATACAATTTTACCAGAACAAGAAATTCCGCTTAAAGGAGGGAACCGCTAA
- a CDS encoding 5-carboxymethyl-2-hydroxymuconate Delta-isomerase, producing the protein MPHIIVEYTENLKAETDIRSLLKKINNVFIGRPHTFPVGGVRSRAIELHDYIVADDTEDDAFVHVTVKMGGGRSEDDKKDTCEALFTVVSDHFNDVFEKRYLALSLELFEFSEAGTYKKNNIHKRYK; encoded by the coding sequence ATGCCACATATCATTGTCGAATACACTGAGAACTTGAAAGCTGAAACCGACATTCGTTCGTTGTTAAAAAAGATAAATAACGTGTTCATTGGCCGCCCTCACACCTTTCCTGTTGGCGGGGTACGCTCTCGTGCCATTGAACTTCACGATTACATTGTAGCAGATGACACCGAAGACGATGCCTTTGTTCATGTGACAGTAAAAATGGGTGGCGGGCGATCTGAAGATGATAAAAAAGACACTTGTGAAGCACTGTTTACCGTTGTGAGTGACCATTTCAATGATGTGTTCGAAAAACGGTACCTGGCTCTGTCCCTTGAATTGTTCGAGTTCAGTGAAGCTGGTACGTATAAGAAAAACAACATCCATAAACGGTACAAATGA
- a CDS encoding fumarylacetoacetate hydrolase family protein: MKTARVVYAGAIHEGREENGQLILQDGRTVSEEEVQWLTPLEPQTVFALGLNYADHASELAFNAPTEPLVFLKGPNTFVGHRGQTHRPSDVTFMHYECELAVVIGKTARNVKQEDAYDYVSGYTIANDYAFRDYLENYYRPNLRVKNRDHCTPLGPWFVDAKDIPDPMNLKLRTYVNGELTQEGTTENMIFDIPQLIEYLSSFMTLSEGDIILTGTPKGTVNVACGDEVVTEIEGLGKLSNTIMGGDSE, translated from the coding sequence ATGAAAACTGCACGCGTTGTATATGCCGGAGCGATCCACGAAGGAAGAGAAGAAAACGGGCAACTGATCTTACAAGATGGTCGCACTGTATCAGAAGAAGAAGTCCAATGGCTCACCCCTCTTGAGCCACAAACCGTTTTTGCTCTTGGTCTTAATTATGCAGATCATGCTAGTGAACTAGCCTTTAACGCGCCAACCGAACCACTTGTCTTTTTAAAAGGGCCGAATACGTTCGTCGGTCACCGCGGACAAACCCACCGCCCGTCTGATGTAACCTTCATGCACTACGAATGTGAGCTAGCCGTTGTCATCGGAAAAACAGCCCGGAATGTAAAGCAAGAAGACGCCTATGATTATGTATCAGGCTATACAATTGCTAATGATTATGCTTTTCGTGACTATCTTGAAAACTATTACCGGCCGAACCTAAGGGTAAAAAATCGAGATCACTGTACACCACTCGGTCCTTGGTTCGTCGATGCAAAAGACATTCCGGACCCAATGAACCTTAAGCTTCGCACCTACGTCAACGGTGAGCTCACCCAAGAAGGTACGACAGAAAACATGATATTTGATATTCCACAGCTTATTGAATATTTGAGCAGCTTTATGACGCTTAGCGAAGGGGATATTATCTTAACCGGCACACCGAAAGGAACCGTGAATGTCGCTTGCGGAGATGAAGTCGTAACCGAAATTGAAGGCCTCGGCAAGTTATCGAATACGATTATGGGTGGCGATTCTGAGTAA
- a CDS encoding nitroreductase family protein has product MKKQQDLGLFQTINERHSVRKYDPEATIPEEELTEILEAASKAPSSWNLQHWKFLVVDDPKKKEQLLPIAYNQQQIVDSAAVIAVLGDVQANENAEDVYQGAVDNGFMTEQVRDTLVGQINKAYEGDTPFPRDEAFLNASLASMNLMLAAKAKGYDTCPMGGFQRGAFVKEFNVPERYVPVMLLTVGKAAKPAHQSARFDLEKVVVKNTF; this is encoded by the coding sequence ATGAAAAAACAACAAGACTTAGGTCTTTTTCAAACAATAAACGAGCGTCACTCTGTACGTAAATATGATCCGGAGGCGACGATTCCTGAAGAGGAATTGACTGAAATATTAGAGGCTGCGTCAAAAGCGCCTTCATCTTGGAACTTGCAACATTGGAAGTTTCTCGTTGTTGATGATCCGAAGAAAAAAGAACAGCTTTTGCCAATCGCTTACAACCAGCAGCAAATCGTTGATAGTGCGGCAGTTATCGCTGTTTTAGGTGATGTACAAGCGAATGAAAATGCTGAAGATGTCTATCAAGGCGCTGTCGATAATGGCTTTATGACGGAACAAGTGAGAGACACACTCGTCGGGCAAATCAACAAAGCGTATGAAGGGGATACACCTTTTCCTCGCGATGAAGCTTTCTTAAACGCATCTCTTGCTTCGATGAATCTAATGCTTGCAGCGAAAGCAAAAGGATACGACACTTGTCCAATGGGTGGCTTCCAGCGTGGGGCCTTCGTAAAAGAGTTCAATGTACCAGAACGTTACGTACCTGTCATGCTCTTAACGGTCGGGAAAGCAGCAAAACCTGCTCACCAATCTGCACGCTTTGACCTGGAAAAAGTCGTTGTAAAGAACACATTTTAG
- a CDS encoding sulfite exporter TauE/SafE family protein, with the protein MKKGLTGGIHCCEDIHLEQDGIQMIWELLFIFLIILIGGFVQGASGFGLGLVVMGFLPLMLTIKESTLIVIALLLVASLSILRKIYKHIELKGLIIVLSSALVGRVCAFFVLNAYGEMEIMKQWLGFFLIGMVIYLVLDKKKKDSSIGINPIIPIILGFLSGFVGGVFAVGGPFMVFYFLIVYKDKLKYSANLQVTVVVTTLFSLILHGLNGDFNTGFYVYFFVGVVGVFIGTSLGLKWFEKLPNNVIRKFAMILVFIAALNLIIFS; encoded by the coding sequence ATGAAGAAAGGTTTAACAGGCGGTATTCATTGCTGTGAAGACATACACCTAGAACAGGACGGGATTCAAATGATATGGGAATTGCTTTTTATTTTTTTGATCATCTTAATTGGAGGTTTTGTTCAAGGGGCTAGTGGGTTTGGTTTAGGGCTCGTGGTCATGGGGTTTTTGCCTCTAATGCTTACAATTAAAGAGAGTACGTTAATTGTGATTGCTTTATTACTTGTCGCTTCATTAAGTATACTTCGTAAAATCTATAAACATATTGAATTAAAAGGATTAATTATCGTTTTGAGCTCGGCTCTTGTTGGACGAGTGTGTGCTTTTTTTGTTTTGAATGCGTACGGGGAAATGGAGATTATGAAGCAGTGGCTGGGCTTCTTTTTAATCGGGATGGTCATTTATTTAGTATTAGATAAAAAGAAAAAGGACTCTTCAATTGGGATCAACCCTATAATTCCGATCATACTTGGGTTTCTTAGTGGGTTTGTTGGAGGCGTGTTTGCTGTAGGAGGCCCATTTATGGTGTTTTATTTCTTGATAGTCTACAAAGATAAGCTTAAATACAGTGCTAACCTGCAAGTGACGGTTGTTGTCACCACGTTGTTCTCCCTTATTTTGCATGGTTTGAACGGAGACTTTAATACTGGCTTTTATGTGTATTTCTTCGTAGGGGTTGTCGGTGTTTTTATTGGAACGAGTTTAGGTTTGAAATGGTTTGAAAAACTACCAAATAACGTGATTCGCAAATTTGCGATGATTTTAGTATTTATAGCTGCATTGAATTTAATTATATTCAGCTAG